A single genomic interval of Staphylococcus hyicus harbors:
- the leuB gene encoding 3-isopropylmalate dehydrogenase has protein sequence MTKRVVAIAGDGIGPEIMSGTLDVLKLLAHKFHFNYELEEHLMGGCAIDQYNTPLPEHTLAACKRADAILLGAIGGPKWQNHQERPEQGLLKLRQSLRLFGNIRPTKVTPSMVKLSPLKAVIVTNTDFIIVRELTGGIYFGEPRVLRADSAMDTLVYTKSEIEHIAHVAFKLAQKRKQRVTSVDKENVLASSKLWRQTMNEVAQFYPEVQLEHLLVDACSMKLLQNPQHFDIIVTENLFGDVLSDEASMLPGSLGLSPSLSRGHDGVSLYEPIHGSAPDIAGQNKANPFGMLLSLAMCLRVTFNLPEAAKIIESCIEHLIVNELTTPDIGGRYKTSDIFKYVQTYIKEA, from the coding sequence GTTAGCTCATAAATTTCATTTTAATTATGAACTTGAAGAACATCTCATGGGTGGATGTGCCATCGATCAATACAATACGCCTTTACCCGAACATACCCTGGCTGCGTGTAAACGTGCGGATGCCATTTTGTTAGGCGCTATAGGCGGTCCTAAATGGCAAAACCATCAAGAAAGACCCGAACAAGGATTATTGAAATTGCGACAATCATTAAGATTATTTGGTAATATACGCCCCACAAAAGTGACGCCATCAATGGTTAAATTATCCCCATTAAAGGCAGTAATCGTGACAAATACTGATTTTATTATCGTACGTGAACTCACAGGCGGCATATACTTTGGTGAACCAAGAGTACTACGAGCGGACTCAGCTATGGATACACTAGTTTATACAAAATCTGAAATCGAACATATCGCACATGTTGCTTTTAAACTCGCACAAAAACGAAAACAACGCGTCACTTCTGTTGATAAAGAAAATGTACTTGCAAGTAGTAAATTATGGCGTCAAACGATGAATGAAGTTGCACAATTCTATCCTGAGGTTCAATTAGAACATCTTCTTGTAGATGCTTGTAGCATGAAACTGCTTCAAAATCCACAACATTTCGATATTATTGTCACGGAAAATTTATTTGGAGATGTATTGAGTGATGAAGCATCCATGTTGCCTGGTTCACTAGGTCTCTCCCCTTCTTTGAGCAGAGGACATGATGGAGTAAGTTTATATGAACCTATTCATGGATCTGCGCCCGATATTGCTGGTCAAAATAAAGCCAATCCATTTGGTATGTTATTATCACTTGCGATGTGTTTAAGAGTAACATTTAACTTACCCGAAGCCGCTAAAATCATTGAATCATGTATCGAACATCTTATAGTTAATGAGTTAACTACTCCAGATATAGGCGGTCGTTATAAAACGAGTGATATTTTTAAATATGTTCAAACGTATATTAAGGAGGCGTAA